A single region of the Gephyromycinifex aptenodytis genome encodes:
- a CDS encoding DUF6912 family protein has protein sequence MTPRPGALHRIYLAAGIDGLDRLLQHGELQAPGFIVTDAMRAADERADEEDLEYEALLAAEDYLRQREEVAVVVAADVTPAEIAAVDRAAAGADEIEDEAISAIVPRGRVVAVHVPEPGAPANEELLWFDVSELAEARRVAAEAAHP, from the coding sequence ATGACCCCTCGCCCAGGTGCCCTGCACCGTATCTACCTCGCCGCCGGAATCGATGGACTGGACCGGCTCCTGCAACACGGCGAACTCCAAGCGCCGGGTTTCATCGTCACCGATGCCATGCGAGCGGCGGACGAACGCGCCGACGAAGAGGACCTGGAATACGAAGCCCTTCTCGCCGCAGAGGATTACCTGCGCCAGCGCGAGGAAGTCGCCGTGGTCGTCGCCGCAGACGTCACCCCGGCCGAAATCGCCGCCGTGGATCGCGCCGCGGCTGGCGCAGACGAGATCGAGGATGAGGCGATCAGCGCGATCGTTCCGCGCGGGCGCGTCGTGGCGGTGCACGTACCTGAACCCGGGGCGCCGGCCAATGAAGAGTTGCTCTGGTTCGACGTCAGCGAGCTGGCCGAAGCACGCAGGGTCGCTGCAGAGGCGGCACATCCCTGA
- a CDS encoding helix-turn-helix domain-containing protein, with the protein MAPRFLQLADVCEILNISSAQAYALVRSGELPAIKIGGRGQWRVEATELEEFIQRKYVETRDLVRSGGDDIFE; encoded by the coding sequence ATGGCCCCCAGGTTCCTCCAGCTCGCCGACGTCTGCGAGATCCTCAACATCTCCTCTGCCCAGGCCTACGCGCTGGTCCGTAGCGGCGAACTGCCTGCGATCAAGATCGGCGGGCGAGGCCAGTGGCGAGTGGAGGCCACCGAACTCGAGGAGTTCATTCAACGCAAATATGTGGAGACCCGCGACCTGGTGCGCTCCGGCGGCGACGACATCTTCGAGTGA
- a CDS encoding NAD-glutamate dehydrogenase, whose translation MSASLEESRRQLLEDAAGLVDRSEGESPGLLLDRYYHHMLTEDLLARRPEDLVGAALSHRALAYERPAGTAKVRVFTPSVEQEGWSTGHTVIEIVTDDMPFLVDSVTAELARQGRSVHLLVHPQLMVRRNAVGVLEEVLDTAVDGQEADFGVGAESWMHLQIGRESDPAQREQIAEALHRTLDDVRVAVEDWPRMSAKAQEIADRLSTEPPAGIDEDSVSQVKGLLEWMAAGQFTFLGYREYTLNTQGEDTSLVPVQGTGLGLLRYDGANPAVDTIPPLPAAVAQKARERSLAIITKADSRSTVHRSVYLDYVGVKSFDESGEVIGEQRFIGLFTASAYTWSVLAVPYLAEKVHRILADSGFAADSHLGKDLLGVLETYPRDELFQADLEHLVDTAKAVVHLREQRRTRLFLRRDEYGRFMSCLVYIPRDRYTTAVRLRMEGLLRDAFNGAHVEYTTRVSESSLARLHFVVRVAEGDTIPDVKVDDLQRQLSEATRSWDEDLVEASRSEHGEEAGSRVIGQYGRAFPEAYKEDFSARVAVADLRHVEALDAEGDFRLNLYHAPGAPQGERRLKLYRRGPVTLSTVLPVFTDMGVEVTDERPYELHRADDVVYHVYDFGLRAEEASWTQGQDGIRRAFQDAFEAVWTGQAESDGFNALVLSAGLTWRQIVILRTVARYLRQAGSTFSNRYVEDALRNNSPIARMLVQFFEARFDPDLDEAQQSRDEAQQSMEEQIEAALEDVVSLDEDRIIRAFLATMKATLRTNFFQGSATEGYKPTVCFKLDPQAIPGLPEPRPMFEIWVYGPRVEGVHLRFGKVARGGLRWSDRREDFRTEVLGLVKAQMVKNSVIVPTGSKGGFIAKQLPDPADREAWLAEGTAAYKLFISAMLDVTDNRVGAEVVAPPRVVPHDPEDPYLVVAADKGTAKFSDIANGVAQDYGFWLDDAFASGGSAGYDHKGMGITARGAWESVKRHFREMGHDTQTEDFTVVGVGDMSGDVFGNGMLLSEHIKLVAAFDHRHIFIDPDPDAATGFAERKRLFELPRSSWADYDTSLISEGGGVFSRTAKSIKISPQMQQVLGLESDTALTPAELMRAVLQAPVDLVWNGGIGTYIKSSTEVNAQIGDRANDAIRVDGKDLRCKVVGEGGNLGASQLGRIEAALAGVRINTDAIDNSAGVDTSDHEVNIKILLTGLMREDDLTLKQRNELLASMTDEVAVQVLRDNYEQNVLLGNARSQEHLMVGIHQRFMNWLTERGELDRSLEFLPSDALIEERVASGRGLTSPEFAVLVAYAKLALKADLTDSDLADEPWFASTLAEYFPEPLQERFGDRLSEHPLAAEIIVNAVANSVINRGGPTFVYRAMEETGARVDQIARAFIICREVFGLRSFVEQVEALDNIVSTDTQTELYLEFRRLLDRGVRWFLQNRPSPLDVAAEISRFQATVEQVAANVPQWLRGSESDRLRNQADEYVKAGVPEELAVRAAGLLDAFSSLDITELAGETEATADEIGPLYFSVSERFGLDEMLYRVANLEHENQWDALARGAMRDDLYAALEGLTRVIHAATDAEQEPMARIETWQENNATSLARSRTALEGVKSLDNPGIAPLSVALRTLRSLVRAGSVTA comes from the coding sequence ATGTCTGCATCATTGGAGGAGTCGCGCCGCCAGTTGCTGGAGGACGCTGCCGGACTAGTAGATCGCAGCGAGGGTGAGTCGCCTGGGTTGCTGTTGGATCGGTACTACCACCACATGTTGACCGAGGATCTCTTGGCCCGGCGGCCTGAGGACCTGGTCGGAGCAGCGTTGTCACATCGAGCGCTGGCCTACGAGCGCCCAGCCGGAACCGCCAAGGTCCGGGTGTTCACGCCGTCGGTAGAGCAGGAGGGGTGGTCTACCGGCCACACCGTCATCGAGATCGTCACTGACGACATGCCCTTCCTAGTCGACTCGGTCACCGCCGAGCTGGCCCGGCAAGGACGATCGGTGCATCTGCTCGTCCACCCCCAGCTGATGGTGCGGCGCAACGCGGTCGGAGTCTTGGAAGAGGTTCTCGACACTGCGGTCGATGGGCAAGAAGCTGACTTCGGCGTCGGAGCCGAATCGTGGATGCACCTGCAGATCGGTCGGGAAAGCGACCCCGCTCAACGCGAGCAGATCGCCGAAGCCCTGCACCGCACACTGGATGATGTTCGGGTGGCCGTCGAGGACTGGCCACGGATGTCGGCAAAGGCCCAGGAAATCGCCGACCGGCTCAGCACCGAGCCGCCCGCGGGAATCGATGAGGACAGCGTTTCCCAGGTCAAGGGCCTGCTGGAATGGATGGCGGCGGGTCAATTCACCTTCCTCGGCTATCGCGAGTACACGCTGAACACCCAGGGCGAGGACACCTCTTTGGTTCCGGTCCAGGGCACCGGCCTCGGCCTGCTGCGCTATGACGGGGCCAACCCGGCGGTGGACACCATTCCGCCGCTGCCTGCGGCCGTGGCGCAGAAGGCGCGCGAGCGCAGCCTGGCGATTATCACCAAGGCAGACTCCCGCAGCACCGTCCACCGCTCGGTCTATCTGGACTACGTCGGTGTGAAGTCCTTCGACGAGTCCGGCGAGGTCATCGGCGAACAGCGCTTCATCGGTTTGTTCACCGCCAGCGCCTACACCTGGTCGGTGCTGGCAGTTCCCTACCTGGCCGAGAAGGTGCACCGGATCCTGGCGGATTCGGGATTCGCGGCCGACAGCCACCTCGGCAAGGACTTGCTCGGGGTACTTGAGACCTACCCGCGTGACGAACTGTTCCAGGCTGACCTGGAGCACCTCGTCGACACCGCCAAGGCAGTGGTGCACCTGCGTGAGCAGCGCCGCACTCGGCTGTTCCTGCGCCGCGACGAGTACGGCCGCTTCATGTCCTGCCTGGTGTACATTCCGCGGGATCGCTACACCACCGCTGTCCGGCTGCGGATGGAGGGACTGCTGCGCGACGCCTTCAACGGTGCACACGTCGAATACACCACCCGCGTGTCGGAATCGAGCTTGGCGCGGTTGCACTTCGTGGTCCGGGTAGCCGAGGGCGACACCATTCCTGATGTCAAGGTCGACGATCTTCAGCGTCAGCTCTCGGAGGCGACGCGCTCCTGGGACGAGGACCTCGTCGAGGCCTCCCGCTCCGAACATGGCGAGGAAGCGGGCAGCCGCGTCATCGGGCAATACGGGCGGGCCTTCCCGGAGGCGTACAAGGAGGACTTCTCCGCCCGGGTGGCAGTGGCCGACCTGCGCCACGTGGAGGCGTTGGATGCCGAAGGCGATTTCCGTCTGAACCTCTACCACGCACCTGGCGCTCCGCAGGGCGAACGCCGCTTGAAGCTGTACCGTCGCGGCCCGGTAACGCTGAGCACAGTGTTGCCGGTGTTCACCGACATGGGCGTCGAAGTCACTGATGAGCGGCCGTACGAACTGCACCGGGCCGACGACGTCGTCTACCACGTCTACGACTTCGGTCTGCGCGCTGAGGAAGCCTCGTGGACGCAGGGTCAGGACGGCATTCGCCGCGCTTTTCAGGACGCCTTCGAGGCAGTCTGGACCGGGCAGGCCGAGTCGGATGGTTTCAACGCGTTGGTGCTCTCGGCCGGGCTGACCTGGCGGCAGATCGTCATTCTGCGCACGGTCGCGCGCTACCTGCGTCAGGCGGGTTCAACGTTCAGTAACCGCTACGTCGAGGACGCACTCCGGAATAACTCTCCGATCGCGCGCATGCTGGTCCAGTTCTTCGAGGCACGCTTCGACCCTGACCTGGACGAGGCGCAGCAGTCCCGCGACGAAGCGCAGCAGAGCATGGAGGAGCAGATCGAGGCTGCGCTGGAGGACGTCGTCAGCCTCGATGAGGACCGCATCATCCGCGCCTTCCTGGCCACGATGAAGGCGACGCTGCGCACGAACTTCTTCCAGGGCAGCGCAACCGAGGGGTACAAGCCCACGGTGTGCTTCAAGTTGGATCCGCAGGCGATCCCCGGACTGCCCGAACCGCGCCCCATGTTCGAGATCTGGGTCTACGGACCCCGGGTCGAGGGCGTGCACCTGCGCTTCGGCAAGGTCGCCCGTGGTGGTCTGCGCTGGAGCGACCGACGTGAGGACTTCCGCACCGAGGTCCTCGGGTTGGTCAAGGCGCAGATGGTCAAGAACTCCGTCATCGTGCCGACGGGCAGTAAGGGCGGATTCATCGCCAAGCAGCTGCCCGACCCAGCCGATCGCGAAGCCTGGCTGGCTGAGGGCACGGCCGCCTACAAGCTGTTCATCTCGGCCATGCTCGACGTCACGGACAACCGTGTCGGTGCCGAGGTCGTTGCGCCCCCGCGGGTGGTCCCTCACGATCCCGAAGACCCCTACCTGGTCGTTGCCGCCGACAAGGGCACCGCGAAGTTCTCCGACATCGCCAACGGTGTCGCCCAGGACTACGGCTTCTGGCTCGACGATGCTTTCGCCTCCGGCGGCTCGGCCGGATACGACCACAAGGGCATGGGAATCACCGCCCGAGGTGCTTGGGAGTCGGTCAAGCGGCACTTCCGGGAGATGGGCCACGACACCCAGACCGAGGACTTCACCGTGGTCGGTGTCGGTGACATGAGCGGCGACGTCTTCGGCAACGGGATGTTGCTGTCTGAGCACATCAAGCTGGTGGCGGCGTTCGACCACCGGCACATCTTCATCGACCCCGACCCCGACGCAGCCACGGGCTTCGCCGAGCGCAAACGCTTGTTCGAACTGCCGCGTTCGTCCTGGGCGGACTACGACACCTCACTCATCAGCGAAGGTGGTGGTGTCTTCTCCCGCACGGCCAAGTCCATCAAGATCAGCCCGCAGATGCAGCAGGTGCTTGGATTGGAGTCCGACACTGCGTTGACGCCGGCCGAGCTCATGCGAGCGGTGCTGCAGGCCCCGGTGGATCTGGTGTGGAACGGCGGCATCGGTACCTACATCAAGTCCTCGACTGAGGTCAACGCCCAGATCGGTGACCGTGCCAACGACGCTATCCGCGTCGACGGTAAAGATCTGCGTTGCAAGGTCGTTGGTGAAGGCGGCAACCTCGGCGCCAGCCAGTTGGGCCGGATCGAAGCGGCTCTTGCCGGGGTACGGATCAACACCGACGCCATCGACAACTCCGCAGGGGTGGACACCTCCGACCACGAGGTGAACATCAAGATCCTGCTCACCGGGTTGATGCGAGAGGACGACCTGACCCTCAAGCAGCGCAACGAACTGCTGGCCTCCATGACCGATGAGGTCGCGGTCCAGGTGTTGCGGGACAACTACGAGCAGAACGTGTTGTTGGGTAATGCCCGCAGTCAAGAGCACCTCATGGTTGGTATCCACCAGCGCTTCATGAACTGGCTCACCGAACGCGGCGAGCTCGATCGTTCGCTGGAATTCCTCCCCAGTGACGCGCTCATCGAGGAGCGGGTGGCCTCCGGACGCGGTTTGACCTCACCGGAGTTCGCGGTGCTGGTCGCCTACGCCAAGCTGGCGCTGAAGGCTGATCTGACCGACAGCGACCTCGCGGACGAACCGTGGTTCGCCTCCACCCTGGCCGAGTACTTCCCCGAGCCGCTCCAGGAACGCTTCGGTGACCGGCTGTCCGAGCACCCGCTGGCCGCGGAGATCATCGTCAACGCGGTGGCGAACTCGGTGATCAACCGCGGTGGGCCCACGTTCGTGTACCGCGCCATGGAGGAGACCGGGGCGCGTGTGGACCAGATCGCGCGGGCGTTCATCATCTGCCGCGAGGTCTTCGGGCTGCGCTCCTTCGTGGAGCAGGTGGAGGCACTGGACAACATCGTCTCCACCGACACCCAGACCGAGCTGTACCTGGAGTTCCGGCGGTTGCTCGACCGCGGGGTGCGCTGGTTCCTGCAGAACCGTCCGTCGCCGTTGGACGTCGCTGCCGAGATCTCGCGTTTCCAGGCAACGGTGGAGCAGGTCGCCGCCAATGTGCCGCAGTGGCTGCGCGGCTCAGAGAGCGATCGGCTGCGTAATCAGGCCGATGAGTACGTCAAGGCAGGCGTTCCTGAAGAGCTTGCGGTTCGAGCCGCTGGCCTGCTCGATGCCTTCTCCAGCTTGGACATCACCGAACTGGCGGGGGAGACCGAGGCCACCGCAGACGAGATCGGGCCGTTGTACTTCTCGGTCTCGGAACGCTTCGGGCTGGACGAGATGCTGTACCGGGTGGCGAACCTGGAGCACGAGAACCAGTGGGATGCTTTGGCCCGCGGTGCGATGCGCGACGATCTGTATGCGGCGCTGGAAGGCCTGACCCGGGTGATCCACGCCGCCACCGACGCCGAACAGGAGCCGATGGCGCGGATCGAGACGTGGCAGGAGAACAACGCCACTTCGCTGGCGCGTTCGCGCACGGCGCTGGAAGGGGTCAAGAGTTTGGACAACCCCGGGATCGCGCCGCTGTCGGTGGCGCTGCGCACCTTGCGCAGTCTGGTACGCGCCGGGAGCGTGACCGCCTGA
- a CDS encoding DUF2505 domain-containing protein: protein MTLHASIDYAAGIGEVFAMLTDPDFQRLKIEATGALNHHVEISHTEQGWQVVGRRTMPTDDAPDAARKMLGETVLVTQTEVWSDASDDSGAREGTLNVKIEGVPLTVTGRMRLEGDDSRTTEVIDAELSSRVPLLGAKIVDAAKPLLLSAIRAERRCGEVWLREH, encoded by the coding sequence ATGACGCTTCACGCCTCCATCGACTATGCAGCTGGTATCGGCGAGGTTTTCGCCATGCTGACCGACCCTGATTTCCAGCGGCTCAAGATTGAAGCGACCGGAGCCTTGAACCACCACGTCGAGATCTCCCACACCGAACAGGGATGGCAGGTGGTGGGCCGTCGCACGATGCCGACCGACGACGCTCCAGACGCCGCCCGCAAGATGCTCGGCGAGACGGTGCTCGTCACTCAGACCGAGGTCTGGTCCGATGCCAGCGATGACAGCGGCGCCCGCGAAGGCACGCTGAACGTGAAGATCGAGGGCGTCCCACTGACCGTGACCGGTCGGATGCGACTCGAGGGTGACGACTCGCGCACCACCGAGGTGATCGACGCGGAACTCTCCAGCCGGGTTCCACTGCTGGGGGCCAAGATCGTCGACGCGGCGAAACCTCTGCTGCTCTCGGCGATCAGGGCCGAACGTCGCTGCGGCGAGGTCTGGCTGCGCGAGCACTGA
- a CDS encoding Rv3235 family protein, translating into MSVAAFQTEVDTQPIPTTTPPPMLSLVPISGGGGALSPSTPAARPSMRVAGPARIEGERLSPDSREPTRPGQEGLRAMCGIEDFGPRSTSTADLPQAREWSARMGLAIAEAACGARPTLQVMRWVSPSVYESLVRRSARAVQHRRATRRPMRVRRVRVCHPCDGVAEATVIIEDHHRVRALAIRMQGIDGRWIITECRLG; encoded by the coding sequence ATGAGCGTCGCTGCCTTCCAGACCGAGGTCGATACCCAGCCCATCCCCACAACCACCCCACCGCCGATGCTGTCTTTGGTGCCGATCTCGGGGGGCGGCGGTGCGCTCTCGCCAAGCACGCCTGCCGCGCGGCCGTCGATGCGCGTTGCCGGGCCTGCCCGCATCGAGGGCGAGCGCCTCAGTCCTGATTCGCGAGAGCCCACCCGGCCCGGGCAGGAGGGTCTGCGCGCAATGTGCGGCATCGAGGACTTCGGGCCGCGATCCACCTCCACCGCGGACCTGCCGCAGGCCCGGGAATGGTCTGCCCGAATGGGGCTGGCTATCGCCGAAGCCGCCTGCGGGGCCCGCCCCACCCTGCAGGTGATGCGCTGGGTCTCTCCCAGCGTCTACGAATCCCTGGTTCGCCGCTCAGCGCGGGCGGTGCAGCATCGACGCGCCACCCGACGCCCGATGCGGGTGCGCCGGGTGCGCGTCTGCCACCCCTGCGATGGGGTGGCTGAAGCGACGGTGATCATCGAAGATCACCACCGCGTTCGAGCCCTCGCGATTCGCATGCAGGGCATCGACGGCCGGTGGATCATCACCGAATGTCGCCTCGGTTGA
- a CDS encoding WS/DGAT/MGAT family O-acyltransferase: MTDRLSPLDASFLYLEEPTTAMHVGSVMILDVPATGFDYDRLVALVSQRIGEHSRYRQRVRELPAHISGPVWVDDAAFDLTYHVRRSALPRPGTDEQLAEFVARIQSRPLDRQHPLWEIYLVEGLQGSRCALVTKTHQALVDGVTAVDIGHLLLDDKPDIEPIEPTQWAPRREPNDVELVAEVLLGFARRPLSLLEQIRGSLDDIAGVAGRTLRSAGGVVTQVARTAASPAPTSALNTRVGAPRRFRMIRTDLADYREVREALGSGGRPVDVSVNDVALAVIAGGLRTWLQSRGEPVHSATTVRAMVPVSISEGSEPAGSANRVAACFVDLPVGEPNGRLRLERIAYQTRRQTSGNRAVGAETIAGLAGFAPATLHHLGARLGNAVSRRLFNLVITNVPGPQHPLYVGGAKMVATYPVMPLALGQSLAIGLTSYDGEIYIGLNGDRASMGDLDILGDSLLEALEELLASTLNRSGDRT; encoded by the coding sequence GTGACCGATCGTCTGAGCCCCCTGGATGCGTCCTTTCTCTATCTTGAGGAGCCGACTACCGCCATGCATGTCGGCTCGGTGATGATTCTCGACGTGCCAGCGACCGGGTTCGACTACGACCGGCTGGTGGCTCTGGTCTCCCAGCGGATCGGTGAGCACTCCCGCTATCGCCAGCGGGTGCGTGAGTTGCCCGCTCACATCTCCGGCCCCGTGTGGGTCGATGATGCGGCTTTCGACCTGACCTATCACGTACGGCGTTCCGCGCTGCCGCGCCCCGGCACCGATGAACAACTGGCCGAGTTCGTGGCACGGATCCAGAGCCGCCCCCTGGATCGTCAGCACCCGCTGTGGGAGATCTACCTCGTCGAAGGGCTACAGGGCTCGCGCTGCGCGCTGGTAACAAAGACCCATCAAGCGCTGGTCGACGGGGTCACCGCAGTCGATATCGGTCACCTCCTGCTGGACGACAAACCGGACATCGAACCCATCGAACCCACCCAGTGGGCACCGCGGCGCGAACCCAACGATGTTGAGCTCGTAGCGGAAGTGTTGCTGGGCTTCGCGCGTCGTCCGCTGTCGCTCCTGGAGCAGATCCGAGGCAGCCTGGACGACATCGCAGGGGTCGCCGGACGCACCTTGCGCAGCGCCGGTGGGGTGGTCACCCAGGTGGCGCGCACCGCGGCCAGCCCGGCGCCCACCAGCGCCTTGAACACCAGGGTCGGGGCGCCCCGCCGATTCCGAATGATCCGCACCGACCTGGCCGACTACCGCGAAGTGCGCGAGGCGCTCGGCAGCGGCGGGCGACCGGTGGATGTCTCTGTCAACGACGTCGCGCTCGCGGTTATCGCCGGCGGTCTGCGGACCTGGCTGCAGTCGCGTGGCGAGCCCGTTCATTCGGCCACCACGGTGCGGGCGATGGTGCCGGTCAGCATCTCCGAGGGCAGCGAGCCTGCCGGATCCGCCAACCGGGTGGCTGCCTGTTTCGTGGACCTGCCGGTCGGCGAACCCAACGGCAGGCTCCGTTTGGAACGCATCGCCTACCAAACGCGCCGTCAGACCAGCGGTAACCGCGCAGTGGGCGCCGAGACCATCGCGGGGTTGGCTGGGTTCGCCCCGGCGACGCTGCACCACCTCGGGGCACGGCTGGGCAATGCGGTATCACGCCGGTTGTTCAATCTGGTCATCACGAATGTGCCTGGACCCCAACATCCGCTGTATGTGGGCGGGGCGAAGATGGTGGCCACCTACCCGGTGATGCCATTGGCTCTCGGACAGTCCCTCGCAATTGGCCTGACCAGCTACGACGGCGAGATCTACATCGGGCTCAACGGCGACCGTGCTTCCATGGGCGATCTCGACATCCTCGGCGACAGCCTTCTCGAAGCACTCGAGGAACTGCTCGCCTCCACGCTGAACCGTTCCGGAGACCGAACATGA
- a CDS encoding AAA family ATPase, with protein MPVERPRPVLLAVPPDWAAEVSAGICADGRHSVARRCTGLADLLAVAATYHGALVVLDVRLPHLDLSSVERMRRGGLDVVGVLDGDDPQAQERAASWGIAPVLALGAPSRLWTEALSAPRKPFRPDVFGVPGSQAAELLDVLWPVRAPTGRVVAVWGPTGSPGRSRIALEVASRFSAGAFSTILIDADPRGGAQSSLLGLTEDTPGLPAAAREAERGVLTVASLEAHLCQVPAGVAVLTGRSDKRRAGEISGAAIRAIFATCRKKADLTVVDCGSDVEQGPELLDDYPNADAVTSAALEAADLILVVGLPDPLGLARLSDGLLDLECLRLPRRRLLVLNRDRAATREMVPDAQLPLVARIPDAQAGLDLAFSLRRPVVQTSPESAFAAAIDETARAIHETLRSPWARPRRGDLDREPPGPGYVTMTG; from the coding sequence ATGCCAGTTGAACGTCCTCGACCGGTACTGCTTGCTGTTCCACCGGACTGGGCTGCGGAGGTGAGCGCGGGGATCTGCGCTGACGGCCGGCATAGCGTCGCCCGGCGCTGCACCGGGCTCGCGGACCTGCTCGCAGTCGCCGCCACCTACCACGGGGCCCTCGTTGTGCTTGATGTGCGATTGCCACACCTGGACCTGTCTAGCGTGGAGCGGATGCGGCGAGGTGGCCTCGACGTCGTCGGGGTCCTGGACGGGGATGACCCGCAGGCCCAAGAACGCGCAGCTTCGTGGGGGATCGCGCCGGTCCTGGCTCTGGGTGCACCCTCGCGGCTATGGACTGAGGCGTTGAGCGCTCCGCGTAAACCGTTCCGGCCCGACGTGTTCGGTGTTCCCGGTTCGCAGGCCGCCGAATTGCTCGACGTGTTATGGCCGGTGCGCGCCCCAACCGGCCGTGTCGTCGCGGTCTGGGGGCCCACCGGCTCCCCGGGACGCTCCCGGATCGCCTTGGAGGTGGCCTCGCGGTTCAGCGCGGGCGCCTTCTCCACGATCCTCATCGACGCCGATCCCCGCGGCGGCGCCCAATCCAGCCTGCTCGGCCTGACCGAGGACACCCCGGGGCTTCCGGCGGCGGCGCGCGAGGCCGAACGCGGGGTGCTCACCGTCGCCTCGTTGGAAGCACACCTGTGTCAGGTTCCTGCCGGGGTAGCCGTGCTCACGGGGCGAAGTGACAAGCGACGGGCGGGGGAGATCAGCGGCGCCGCAATCCGGGCCATCTTCGCAACCTGCCGCAAGAAAGCTGATCTGACGGTTGTGGACTGCGGCTCCGACGTCGAGCAGGGGCCGGAGCTGCTGGATGACTACCCCAACGCCGACGCCGTCACCTCGGCCGCCCTGGAAGCTGCTGACCTCATCCTGGTTGTCGGGTTACCGGACCCGCTCGGGCTCGCCCGGCTCAGCGATGGACTGCTCGACCTGGAGTGCTTGCGCCTACCGCGACGACGTCTGCTGGTGCTCAACCGGGACCGGGCCGCCACCCGCGAAATGGTGCCCGATGCCCAGTTGCCGTTGGTGGCGAGGATCCCCGATGCCCAGGCGGGGCTAGATCTGGCGTTTTCGCTGCGACGCCCGGTGGTGCAGACCTCACCGGAGTCGGCGTTCGCGGCAGCCATCGATGAGACCGCCCGAGCAATCCATGAGACCTTACGCTCGCCGTGGGCTCGTCCCCGAAGGGGTGACCTGGATCGCGAGCCACCAGGGCCGGGTTATGTGACGATGACGGGGTGA